A genomic segment from Luteolibacter ambystomatis encodes:
- a CDS encoding alpha/beta fold hydrolase produces MIDMGLLRRTQTCLRPVLCLAGAALLTQCAHRETLVAYKDATLVERKNETFGYRKWLAKGAQPDVVIIALHGFDGASIDYENLGKDLLKKQPNTALYAYEVRGQGSDPKRDRRGDIDDPGNWYHDLDTFTGIIRKLHPGAKIVWMGESMGALITAHSWQQAPPDHKPCDALIFSSPVVKIRKDVPRWKVGLLNTAAEIAPMARFSLEQLSGGQDVQMTHTSSHTEQAETNAWHVETNTLRLLSTLGHHIENMDSCATTFRVPVLVLHGKKDFFTDEEAIESFTGSIPKSVPVTTKIYPDAYHLLMYDTHKDEVIRDIEKWVDGLR; encoded by the coding sequence ATGATCGATATGGGCCTGCTGCGTCGCACCCAGACGTGTCTGCGGCCTGTCCTGTGCTTGGCCGGAGCCGCGCTTTTGACGCAATGTGCTCATCGTGAAACGCTCGTGGCTTACAAGGACGCGACACTGGTCGAGCGGAAGAACGAAACCTTCGGCTACCGCAAGTGGCTGGCGAAGGGCGCGCAGCCGGATGTGGTGATCATCGCCCTCCACGGCTTCGACGGTGCTTCCATCGACTACGAGAATCTCGGCAAGGATCTGCTCAAGAAGCAGCCCAATACCGCCCTCTACGCCTACGAGGTCCGCGGTCAGGGCAGCGACCCGAAGCGCGACCGCCGCGGCGACATCGATGATCCCGGCAACTGGTACCACGATCTGGACACCTTCACCGGCATTATCCGCAAGCTCCACCCCGGCGCGAAGATCGTGTGGATGGGCGAGAGCATGGGCGCGCTCATCACCGCCCACTCCTGGCAGCAGGCACCGCCCGATCACAAGCCGTGCGATGCTCTCATTTTCTCATCCCCCGTGGTGAAGATCCGCAAGGACGTGCCGCGGTGGAAGGTCGGCCTGCTCAACACCGCTGCGGAAATCGCGCCGATGGCCCGCTTCTCACTGGAGCAGCTCTCCGGCGGCCAGGACGTGCAGATGACGCACACCTCCAGCCACACCGAGCAGGCGGAAACGAATGCGTGGCATGTGGAGACGAACACGCTGCGCCTGCTTTCCACGCTCGGTCATCACATCGAGAACATGGATTCCTGTGCCACCACCTTCCGCGTGCCGGTGCTGGTACTGCACGGGAAGAAGGATTTCTTCACGGATGAAGAAGCCATCGAGAGCTTCACCGGCAGCATTCCGAAGAGCGTGCCGGTAACGACAAAGATCTATCCGGATGCGTATCACCTTCTCATGTACGATACACACAAGG
- a CDS encoding polysaccharide biosynthesis/export family protein, with amino-acid sequence MLPLIVGLALPFSITLCHAELAVGDTVKITLRGVPADEQQKVNGDYRIGDSGTIRLPMIDTPVTARGLTGDQLARAAEKAYRDAGVYEKPAIETEVKTGVEATPDQSVVYIGGQVRKPGPVPFAKGMTLLQALKTAGDRNEFGGRNIVLTRKGKATRLDFRKQEDKNTAIEPGDVITVEQAGALEVNRG; translated from the coding sequence ATGCTTCCCCTCATCGTCGGTCTGGCGCTCCCCTTTTCCATCACACTCTGCCACGCGGAACTGGCGGTCGGCGACACAGTGAAAATCACCCTCCGCGGCGTGCCTGCGGACGAGCAGCAGAAGGTCAATGGCGACTACCGGATCGGCGACAGCGGCACCATCCGCCTGCCGATGATCGACACTCCGGTGACCGCCCGGGGGTTGACCGGTGACCAACTGGCCCGCGCTGCGGAGAAGGCCTACCGCGATGCCGGAGTCTATGAAAAGCCCGCCATCGAAACGGAAGTGAAAACCGGCGTGGAGGCCACGCCTGATCAGTCCGTCGTGTATATCGGTGGGCAGGTCCGGAAGCCCGGCCCCGTTCCGTTCGCCAAAGGTATGACTCTGCTCCAAGCCCTCAAAACCGCAGGCGACCGCAATGAGTTCGGCGGCCGCAACATCGTGCTCACGCGCAAAGGCAAGGCCACCCGCCTCGATTTCCGGAAGCAGGAGGACAAGAACACCGCGATCGAACCGGGCGATGTGATCACCGTGGAACAGGCCGGAGCCTTGGAAGTCAACCGCGGATGA
- a CDS encoding aminopeptidase P N-terminal domain-containing protein: MRYEPIDPQLFVRNRDRLRSLLKPNSIVIVHSNDIYPTNADGSMSFKQNADLMYLTGVDQEETILVLMPDAKDPKQREILLVKETSELIAIWDGDKLTKEQAKAATGIERIEWTHSFDSLLHTLVPQADHIYLPTNEHLRASVIVETRNDRFIKQCQARYPLHSYQRLAPLMHRLRITKDPVEIDIIQKACNITGKGFRRLLGFVKPGVGEWEVEAELLHEFVRNKSRGFAYGPIIGSGKNACVLHYIENSAVCNDGEMLLLDVAAEYAGWASDLTRTIPVNGRFTQRQRQVYDAVLRVLRGANEILRPGNNPMDYQKQVIEIMEGELIGLGLIDAKAAKEQGPDKPLVKKYFMHGTSHHMGLDVHDVAPPNEPFAEGMVFTIEPGIYIREEGLGIRLENDVLIGKDSNFDLMGNIPIEAEEIEALMNVR, encoded by the coding sequence GTGCGCTACGAACCGATCGATCCCCAGCTTTTTGTCCGCAATCGTGACCGCCTCCGCTCGCTGTTGAAGCCGAACAGCATTGTGATCGTCCACTCGAACGACATCTACCCGACCAATGCGGACGGTTCGATGTCCTTCAAGCAGAACGCCGATTTGATGTATCTCACCGGCGTGGACCAGGAGGAGACGATTCTGGTGCTGATGCCGGACGCGAAGGACCCGAAGCAGCGCGAGATTCTTCTCGTGAAGGAAACCAGCGAGTTGATCGCGATCTGGGACGGCGACAAGCTCACCAAGGAGCAGGCAAAGGCCGCCACCGGCATCGAGCGCATCGAGTGGACGCATTCCTTTGACTCGCTGCTGCACACGCTGGTGCCTCAGGCGGATCATATCTACCTGCCGACCAATGAGCATCTGCGTGCCTCCGTGATCGTGGAGACCCGCAACGACCGCTTCATCAAGCAGTGCCAGGCCCGTTATCCGCTGCACAGCTACCAGCGCCTCGCGCCGCTGATGCACCGCCTGCGCATCACCAAGGACCCGGTGGAAATCGACATCATCCAGAAGGCCTGCAACATCACCGGGAAGGGCTTCCGCCGCCTGCTCGGCTTCGTGAAGCCGGGTGTGGGCGAATGGGAAGTGGAAGCCGAGCTGCTCCATGAATTCGTCCGCAACAAGTCGCGCGGCTTCGCCTACGGCCCGATCATCGGCAGTGGTAAGAATGCCTGCGTGCTGCACTACATCGAGAACTCCGCCGTCTGTAACGATGGCGAGATGCTCCTCCTCGACGTGGCTGCGGAATACGCCGGCTGGGCGTCCGACCTCACCCGCACGATCCCTGTCAACGGCCGCTTCACCCAGCGCCAGCGCCAGGTTTATGATGCGGTGCTGCGCGTGCTGCGCGGTGCGAATGAGATCCTGCGCCCGGGCAACAACCCGATGGATTACCAGAAGCAGGTCATCGAGATCATGGAAGGCGAGCTCATCGGCCTCGGTCTGATTGATGCGAAGGCCGCGAAGGAGCAGGGCCCGGACAAACCGCTGGTGAAAAAGTATTTCATGCACGGCACCTCCCATCACATGGGATTGGACGTGCATGACGTGGCACCGCCGAACGAGCCGTTCGCCGAAGGCATGGTTTTCACCATCGAGCCGGGTATCTACATCCGCGAGGAAGGCCTCGGCATCCGCCTGGAGAACGACGTGCTCATTGGCAAGGATTCGAACTTCGACCTGATGGGTAACATCCCGATCGAGGCAGAGGAAATCGAAGCGCTGATGAACGTGCGATGA
- a CDS encoding purine-nucleoside phosphorylase: MNRIALVLGSGLGPLADAVAVEEAVGFADVELPGSSVPGHAGRFLIGTLGSAPVIVMQGRVHLYEGHDAAAVTAGVRWMAAQGADRLILTNAAGTLNPAFEPGSWMVLSDHLNLTGTSPLHGPEFIDMSTAYDPEWRAVFRAAASETGTVLHEGVYAGLRGPQYETPAEIRMLRTIGADAVGMSTVLETIQGRALGMKVAAFSCLTNWAAGITPAALDHQEVLATGKSAADTMVRLLRRVISL; the protein is encoded by the coding sequence ATGAACCGCATCGCGCTGGTCCTCGGTTCCGGACTCGGCCCGCTCGCGGATGCGGTGGCGGTCGAGGAGGCCGTCGGCTTCGCGGACGTGGAGCTGCCGGGTTCATCCGTGCCGGGGCACGCCGGGCGTTTCCTGATCGGGACGCTCGGCTCCGCGCCGGTGATCGTCATGCAGGGCCGCGTCCACCTCTACGAGGGACACGATGCGGCCGCAGTGACGGCGGGTGTCCGCTGGATGGCGGCGCAGGGTGCGGACCGGTTGATCCTGACCAATGCGGCGGGCACCTTGAATCCGGCGTTCGAGCCGGGTTCGTGGATGGTGCTTTCCGATCATCTCAATCTCACCGGCACCTCGCCGCTCCATGGACCGGAATTCATCGACATGAGCACGGCCTACGATCCGGAGTGGCGGGCGGTATTCCGGGCCGCTGCATCGGAAACCGGCACCGTGCTCCATGAGGGCGTCTATGCCGGACTACGGGGACCACAGTATGAAACGCCCGCGGAGATCCGCATGCTGCGGACGATTGGTGCCGATGCGGTCGGCATGAGTACGGTTCTGGAGACGATCCAGGGACGTGCGCTGGGCATGAAGGTGGCGGCGTTTTCGTGTCTCACCAACTGGGCTGCGGGGATCACGCCTGCCGCGCTGGATCACCAGGAGGTGCTCGCCACCGGAAAGTCCGCTGCGGATACGATGGTGCGGCTGCTGCGGAGGGTGATTTCTTTGTAG
- a CDS encoding type IV pilus twitching motility protein PilT, whose protein sequence is MALIDTFLKLMVEKRAERLVLVSDTVPYLLKAGETLPLSMPPLGEEILKRLSSEISGDSPPDGGKPRREGTFRATDGSEFGYFIDSSDPHRIEVQTLDAPPPVENPVIEEAVARAMAKPAPSSEESAPLTTTSGTQPDPDLLLTIDKAVAMEASDIFLSSGKPPRARVKGLITRIDAYPPQSAEILRLLPDEEIRRDFEKAGSTDFAVRWELPGGSRRFRINVFRHLDGVAAAVRPIRQRIPTLAELNLPDSLLDLVSFHGGLVLVTGTSGSGKSTTLAALIDHLNRSRPRHVITIEDPIEFEHREVQCLIHQREVGADVESFSSGLRAALRENPDVILLGELRDLDTISAALTAAETGHLVLGTLHSGSASSAVNRIIDVFPGHQQSHVRAQLAASLRAVVSQRLVPTRSGAMIPVLEKMLVTPAVANGIREGHEHYLRNAMLTGSDEGMITLERSLSAFVRKGTIDLDTAMRHAADQKALMHQLE, encoded by the coding sequence ATGGCCCTCATCGACACATTCCTCAAGCTCATGGTGGAGAAACGCGCCGAGCGGCTGGTGCTCGTTTCGGATACCGTACCTTACCTGCTGAAAGCCGGCGAAACGCTCCCGCTATCCATGCCGCCGCTCGGCGAGGAGATCCTCAAACGGCTGTCCTCGGAGATCAGCGGTGACTCCCCTCCCGATGGCGGCAAGCCGCGCCGCGAAGGCACTTTCCGCGCCACAGACGGCTCGGAGTTCGGCTACTTCATTGATTCGTCCGATCCGCACCGGATCGAGGTCCAGACCTTGGACGCGCCACCTCCCGTGGAAAATCCGGTGATCGAGGAAGCCGTGGCCCGGGCCATGGCGAAACCCGCACCCTCCTCAGAAGAGTCCGCGCCGTTGACGACCACCTCCGGCACGCAGCCGGATCCCGATCTGCTCCTCACCATCGACAAGGCGGTGGCGATGGAAGCATCGGACATTTTCCTATCCTCGGGAAAGCCTCCGCGAGCCCGGGTGAAAGGACTCATCACCCGCATCGATGCCTATCCGCCGCAGTCCGCGGAAATCCTGCGACTGCTTCCGGATGAAGAAATACGACGCGATTTCGAAAAGGCCGGAAGTACGGACTTCGCAGTACGCTGGGAATTGCCGGGAGGCAGCCGTCGTTTCCGCATCAATGTCTTCCGCCACCTCGATGGCGTGGCCGCCGCCGTGCGTCCGATCCGCCAGCGCATTCCCACGCTCGCGGAGCTGAATCTTCCCGATTCGCTGCTCGATCTGGTTTCATTCCATGGCGGACTGGTATTGGTCACCGGCACCTCCGGTTCGGGCAAATCAACGACACTTGCCGCGCTGATCGATCACCTCAACCGCTCGCGCCCGCGTCATGTGATCACCATCGAGGACCCCATCGAGTTCGAACACCGCGAGGTCCAGTGCCTCATCCACCAGCGCGAGGTGGGCGCGGATGTGGAGAGCTTCAGCAGCGGTCTGCGCGCCGCATTGCGCGAGAATCCGGATGTGATCCTGCTGGGAGAACTGCGCGACCTCGACACCATTTCCGCCGCGCTGACGGCTGCGGAGACGGGCCATCTCGTGCTCGGTACACTTCATTCCGGCAGCGCGAGTTCGGCGGTGAACCGGATCATCGATGTCTTCCCGGGACACCAGCAATCGCACGTACGCGCACAGCTTGCCGCCTCGCTGCGTGCCGTGGTCTCGCAGCGTCTGGTGCCCACCCGCAGCGGTGCGATGATCCCCGTTCTGGAAAAGATGCTGGTCACTCCGGCTGTCGCCAATGGCATACGCGAAGGCCATGAACACTACCTGCGCAACGCCATGCTCACAGGCAGCGATGAAGGCATGATCACCTTGGAACGCTCGCTCTCCGCTTTCGTCCGAAAAGGCACGATCGATCTCGATACCGCCATGCGCCACGCTGCGGATCAGAAGGCGCTGATGCATCAGTTGGAGTAG
- a CDS encoding L,D-transpeptidase has product MIHRSIRLALGAVALLAASPVGAAVVDAITFDRNPVIYLPLNETARRLGWKVERDKKKGTVKLNGISIPPKSGSRAFYGADLIPVPLLVDAGAVILPGELPGELQVWSWTRHFTVTVAPKRVEVSLKRQRLRAWQGNRLVLQTHISSGRSGRSTPAGEFKAGPDKERMHYSRLFNNAPMPWAVQINGHVFIHGFSSVPSYPASHGCIRMPLSGKNAARCFYEWVDRGTPVSVSRS; this is encoded by the coding sequence ATGATCCATCGGAGTATCCGGTTGGCCCTTGGTGCCGTTGCTCTGCTTGCCGCCTCTCCGGTGGGCGCGGCTGTGGTCGATGCGATCACCTTTGATCGGAATCCGGTGATCTACCTGCCGCTCAATGAGACCGCGCGGCGTCTCGGTTGGAAGGTGGAGCGGGACAAGAAAAAGGGAACCGTGAAGCTCAACGGCATATCGATTCCCCCGAAGTCCGGCTCACGCGCGTTCTACGGGGCCGATCTCATTCCGGTGCCGCTGCTGGTGGATGCCGGAGCCGTGATTCTGCCCGGCGAACTGCCCGGTGAACTCCAGGTTTGGTCGTGGACCCGGCACTTCACCGTGACGGTGGCGCCGAAGCGGGTGGAGGTGAGCCTGAAACGCCAGCGGCTGCGCGCGTGGCAGGGCAACCGGCTCGTCCTGCAAACCCACATCAGCTCCGGCCGCAGCGGGCGCTCCACGCCCGCCGGGGAATTCAAGGCCGGACCGGACAAGGAGCGGATGCACTACTCCCGGCTCTTCAACAATGCGCCGATGCCGTGGGCCGTACAGATCAACGGTCATGTGTTCATCCACGGCTTCAGTTCGGTGCCCTCTTATCCAGCATCCCACGGTTGCATCCGCATGCCGCTCAGTGGCAAGAACGCCGCACGCTGCTTTTATGAATGGGTGGACCGCGGCACACCTGTTTCAGTGAGTCGCAGCTAG
- a CDS encoding NIPSNAP family protein yields the protein MLRSLCLHAMALLTGASIAAAEEPAKPASRLYELRTYHAEPGKLDALNARFRDHTLALFTKHGMTNVGYWTPKDNPDNLLIYLLSFPDKESRDKAWKEFGADPDWKAAQTASEANGKLVGKIESRLLTPTDFSSEPKGIPKPTGKESAHLFELRTYTATPNNLPLLLKRFREHTVKLFERHGITNFLYTTPASGDPGADNTLVYLIQHASADTQVKSWADFRADPEWVKVKADSEKAGGGSLTVLPDGVKSVLLVPTDYSPVK from the coding sequence ATGCTCCGTTCCCTCTGCCTCCACGCCATGGCTCTCCTGACCGGCGCCTCCATCGCTGCCGCGGAAGAACCTGCCAAACCGGCATCCCGCCTTTACGAACTGCGCACCTACCACGCCGAACCCGGCAAACTGGACGCGCTCAATGCCCGCTTCCGCGACCACACCCTCGCGCTTTTCACCAAGCACGGGATGACCAACGTCGGCTACTGGACACCGAAGGACAATCCGGACAACCTGCTGATCTACCTCCTCTCATTCCCTGACAAGGAATCCCGCGACAAGGCGTGGAAGGAATTCGGCGCGGACCCGGACTGGAAGGCCGCCCAGACCGCCTCCGAGGCGAATGGCAAGCTGGTCGGCAAAATCGAAAGCCGCCTGCTCACTCCCACCGATTTCTCGTCGGAACCAAAAGGTATCCCGAAGCCGACCGGCAAGGAGTCCGCGCACCTTTTCGAACTGCGCACCTACACCGCCACCCCCAACAATCTGCCTCTGCTGTTGAAGCGCTTCCGCGAGCACACCGTGAAACTCTTCGAACGCCACGGCATCACCAACTTCCTCTACACCACCCCGGCCAGCGGTGATCCGGGTGCGGACAACACGCTGGTCTATCTGATCCAGCACGCCTCCGCCGACACCCAGGTGAAATCATGGGCGGACTTCCGCGCCGATCCGGAATGGGTAAAGGTGAAAGCGGATTCGGAGAAAGCGGGTGGAGGTTCGCTGACCGTCCTGCCGGATGGGGTGAAGTCCGTCCTGCTGGTACCGACCGACTATTCGCCGGTGAAGTAA
- a CDS encoding arylamine N-acetyltransferase family protein: MSEALPASLVERVLEKLGFHQYPEISLAGLTPLYAAWGRHIPFDNVRKMIHIRERNPGPLPGSDPVDYFETWLTHGTGGTCWAGAGPLHAFLSSLGYTAIRGIGTMMAAPVLPPNHGTVTVTFDGRRYLVDSAMLCGEPLLIDPEIETVIPHPAWGLKVAMKEGRFHVGWRPLHKTDGFECRLETFEATDAEFQDMHERTRPWSPFNHELTIRINRGEEVVGMAFGNLITFRADGTVTREPATPETRRHLLLETIGLSEEIVDRLPPDEPTPPPPGSRTALAQEEAGPGNG; this comes from the coding sequence ATGTCCGAAGCCCTTCCCGCCTCTCTCGTCGAACGCGTCCTGGAAAAGCTTGGCTTCCACCAGTATCCGGAAATCAGCCTCGCGGGATTGACTCCGCTTTACGCCGCATGGGGCCGTCACATCCCTTTCGACAATGTGCGGAAGATGATCCACATCCGCGAGCGCAATCCCGGGCCTCTGCCCGGCAGCGATCCGGTGGACTACTTCGAGACCTGGCTCACGCACGGTACCGGCGGCACCTGCTGGGCGGGTGCGGGTCCGCTGCACGCGTTCCTTTCCTCCCTCGGCTACACGGCAATCCGGGGCATCGGCACGATGATGGCCGCACCGGTCCTGCCACCCAACCACGGGACGGTGACCGTGACTTTCGATGGCAGGCGCTACCTGGTTGATTCCGCCATGCTCTGCGGGGAGCCGCTGCTGATCGATCCGGAAATCGAAACCGTCATCCCCCATCCCGCGTGGGGCCTGAAGGTGGCCATGAAGGAGGGACGCTTCCACGTTGGATGGCGGCCACTTCACAAGACGGATGGCTTCGAGTGCCGTCTCGAAACCTTCGAGGCCACCGATGCCGAGTTCCAGGACATGCACGAACGCACCCGCCCATGGAGTCCCTTCAATCACGAGCTCACCATCCGCATCAACCGGGGCGAGGAAGTCGTGGGCATGGCTTTCGGCAATCTCATCACCTTCCGTGCGGATGGCACCGTGACCCGGGAGCCCGCCACTCCGGAAACCCGCCGCCATCTGCTGCTGGAAACCATCGGTCTCAGCGAGGAAATCGTGGACCGGCTGCCACCGGACGAACCGACGCCACCCCCTCCGGGTTCACGCACGGCGCTCGCACAGGAGGAGGCCGGACCAGGCAATGGCTGA
- a CDS encoding putative sensor domain DACNV-containing protein, producing the protein MPAAPLSEPTLQGLILQFHGLLESHPDCPSEKEIQDVCDTLYAASLLKEEGRSVRTRVMLAPPDAFADADGPPDGIHAVRFTVPAKLTANEIKRLSPAASFFHSVVAVWPDRDKGLRIWGILNTGPRWMNLVAGGRKPLGNDVPYPIIHVRDPGWLLFYEGYGLIAEWRGREFHGPRMDVFQSRLLSDRFAHLRRGLVSEFDPGCLVPTLDDESYAELAHLISLQFVKRIINLVRTSGHGGSLVFLPAGEEGIETATRWIDCKYSAMPDVAGMRFRKLLQAIIRRVGQLCTENSTVEDAWHVFRNSRDPELDRLEEAFFELARFFSDMMQVDGALVIDQRLCVIGFGGEIRVDRNVFQVGQAHDLDGTHVSSWNVQNDGTRHRAVYRLCSVEPSVIGFVISQDSHVRMIASLGDAVTFWAHTVV; encoded by the coding sequence ATGCCCGCCGCGCCGCTTTCCGAACCGACCTTGCAAGGGCTGATCCTCCAGTTCCACGGCCTGTTGGAGAGCCATCCCGACTGTCCTTCGGAAAAGGAGATCCAGGATGTCTGCGACACCCTCTATGCCGCTAGCCTGTTGAAGGAGGAAGGCCGCTCCGTCCGCACCCGCGTGATGCTCGCACCACCCGATGCATTCGCCGATGCCGATGGCCCTCCCGATGGCATCCACGCCGTGCGCTTCACCGTTCCCGCGAAACTGACGGCGAATGAAATCAAGCGCCTCAGCCCCGCCGCCAGTTTCTTCCACTCGGTGGTCGCGGTGTGGCCGGACCGTGACAAAGGCCTGCGCATCTGGGGCATCCTCAATACCGGTCCGCGCTGGATGAACCTCGTCGCCGGCGGTCGCAAGCCACTGGGCAACGATGTCCCCTACCCGATCATCCACGTCCGCGATCCCGGCTGGCTGCTATTCTACGAGGGCTATGGCCTGATCGCGGAGTGGCGCGGACGCGAATTCCACGGACCGCGCATGGATGTTTTCCAGTCCCGCCTGCTCAGCGACCGCTTCGCCCACCTGCGCCGCGGCCTCGTCTCCGAGTTCGATCCCGGCTGCCTCGTGCCCACCTTGGATGACGAGTCCTATGCCGAACTCGCGCACCTGATCTCGCTCCAGTTCGTGAAGCGGATCATCAATCTTGTCCGCACCAGCGGCCACGGCGGAAGCCTCGTCTTCCTGCCTGCGGGCGAGGAAGGCATCGAGACCGCCACCCGCTGGATCGATTGCAAATACTCCGCCATGCCGGATGTGGCGGGCATGCGCTTCCGCAAACTGCTCCAGGCGATCATCCGCCGTGTGGGGCAACTCTGCACGGAGAACTCCACCGTAGAGGACGCGTGGCATGTCTTCCGCAACAGCCGCGATCCGGAACTGGACCGGCTGGAAGAAGCCTTCTTCGAACTGGCACGATTCTTCTCGGACATGATGCAGGTGGATGGTGCCCTCGTCATTGACCAGCGGCTGTGCGTCATCGGCTTCGGTGGCGAGATCCGCGTGGACCGGAACGTCTTTCAGGTCGGACAAGCGCACGATCTCGATGGCACCCACGTCAGCAGTTGGAACGTGCAGAACGACGGCACGCGGCACCGCGCGGTGTACCGGCTGTGCTCCGTGGAGCCATCGGTGATCGGTTTCGTCATCTCCCAGGACAGCCACGTGCGGATGATTGCCAGCCTGGGCGATGCCGTGACCTTCTGGGCGCACACGGTGGTGTGA
- a CDS encoding neutral/alkaline non-lysosomal ceramidase N-terminal domain-containing protein, translated as MARLGRLALYGVAVVALLVVVSVKPVDREPYFTTHYHEETRRHFEESVKTYRPGTGALKAGFGKARLSPELRAAEDDPEQGKFKWLPMAGYNSRGDKPTEGIHDDLWAKAVAMEVSGRRLVMLRLDALIIPHDVSDAVVKELSARHGLKREEIYFSATHTHSGIGGWGPDPISEAFSGGYNAGIPKWFVRQLVTAADDALGHMEPASLGGGRFHEPDYVRNRLAKTWGRVDDEFSYLLLKQQGGTTGVIGVYNAHATCLSGENMKLSADYPGYWERRIEEKTGGFAMYMAGAVGSHGPEYGYRDFEGARKMGEALADDLLKRLPETKLESETTLGAFGLDLGLPESQVRVTDTWCLRPTVTSRLIPVEQQTYLQVVRLGDGLWFSTPCDFSGELALDLKAPLELRGYHATVTSFNGDYIGYVVPQHYFDYTKYESRAMSFYGPYVSPHFMDWMRRMADMVAK; from the coding sequence TTGGCGCGGCTCGGACGGTTGGCGTTGTATGGGGTGGCGGTCGTCGCCCTGCTGGTGGTGGTCAGCGTGAAGCCAGTGGACCGCGAGCCGTATTTCACGACTCATTATCATGAGGAGACCCGGCGGCATTTCGAAGAAAGCGTGAAGACCTATCGACCGGGAACCGGTGCGCTCAAGGCGGGCTTTGGTAAGGCGCGGCTCTCGCCCGAACTCAGGGCGGCGGAGGATGATCCGGAACAGGGGAAATTCAAATGGCTGCCGATGGCGGGCTACAATTCCCGCGGCGACAAGCCGACCGAGGGCATCCACGATGACCTGTGGGCGAAGGCGGTGGCCATGGAGGTGAGCGGCCGCAGGCTGGTGATGTTGCGGTTGGATGCCCTGATCATCCCGCATGATGTCTCGGACGCGGTGGTGAAGGAGCTTTCCGCCAGGCATGGCCTGAAGCGCGAGGAGATCTACTTCTCCGCCACGCATACCCACAGCGGGATAGGCGGCTGGGGACCGGACCCGATTTCGGAGGCCTTCAGCGGAGGATACAACGCGGGCATCCCGAAGTGGTTCGTGCGGCAGTTGGTCACGGCGGCGGACGATGCGCTCGGGCACATGGAACCGGCCTCGCTGGGCGGCGGGCGCTTTCACGAGCCGGACTACGTGCGGAACCGTCTGGCGAAGACCTGGGGCCGCGTCGATGACGAGTTCAGCTATCTGCTTCTCAAGCAGCAGGGTGGTACCACGGGGGTGATCGGCGTCTACAATGCCCATGCGACCTGCCTGTCCGGCGAGAATATGAAGCTCAGCGCGGATTATCCCGGCTACTGGGAACGTCGTATCGAGGAAAAGACCGGCGGTTTCGCGATGTACATGGCAGGTGCGGTGGGCAGCCATGGGCCGGAATACGGCTACCGGGATTTCGAGGGGGCGCGGAAGATGGGGGAAGCCTTGGCGGATGATCTCCTGAAACGGCTGCCGGAAACAAAGCTGGAATCGGAAACGACGCTGGGTGCCTTCGGGCTCGATCTGGGTCTTCCGGAATCGCAGGTGCGGGTGACGGATACATGGTGTTTGCGGCCGACGGTGACCAGCAGATTGATCCCGGTGGAGCAGCAGACGTATCTGCAGGTGGTGCGCCTCGGCGACGGGCTGTGGTTCTCGACGCCGTGCGATTTCAGTGGCGAACTGGCGCTCGACCTGAAGGCCCCGCTGGAACTGCGCGGCTATCATGCCACCGTGACAAGCTTCAATGGTGACTACATCGGCTATGTGGTCCCGCAGCACTACTTCGACTATACGAAATACGAATCCCGGGCCATGTCGTTCTACGGCCCGTATGTCTCGCCCCACTTCATGGATTGGATGCGGCGGATGGCGGACATGGTGGCGAAGTGA